The genomic segment AGTATAACTGATAATGTTTACTTTTGGTATGTTATGCTAAAAAAACGTCAGCAAGAGATATATGATTCTCAAACAGGATCGGCACAACCTCATATTTATCCGAAACATATTGAAATTATGCCAACTATTGATTTATCGGAAGATAAAGTAAGTCGTTTCACAAAACAAGTAACCCCCTTATTTGAAAGCATTGGAAATAATATAAAAGAAATCGGTGAACTTCAAACTCTTCGCGATACTTTACTTCCCAAACTCTTATCAGGCGAAATTCCCGTTAATCAAGCCACTAAATGATGATTTATCTTTCTATTGTTTTCTATTTTATCATCTAGTACACGTAAAACTGACACAATTTCTCTTTGTTCATTTAAAGAGGGAAGAAAAAGTTCTAAATTTTCTATATCAGTTGGTTTTATAGATGGATATGCTGAAGTACTTTGTTCTCCAATAGCCTGTAAATGTTCAATAACTTCTCTTTGCGTCAAACAATAGTATATAAAATCACTATCTGCAAGCTCTTGATTTACCGATATAACTGTAAATCCAGTTGAAACTAACATATTTGGTACTACTTCTTTTACAATACCGTAGTGTTCTTGATTGGGTCTTACAGTTGAATACAAAATATCATTGACTGATATTTTTCGCCTTGCTCGACTTGGTAATTTGTCATTCTGCAAATCAATCTCCTGATACTCACTTACAACATTTTTTGTTAAACTTCCTGTATCTAGATAATTTACAAAATCCCATTTTTCAGAAAGAGAATAAGTTTCTAAGTTAGTTTGACATATATCGCCAAGCTTTACCTTTTTCCATTCATCCAAATCATTTTCTCCTCAACCTATATATTTCCTATGCGAATTTTTGACATTCGCTTGGTTGACCATAGCATAGTGCATGGTTGTGTCTATTTTGACATGACCGAGCAAGTGCTGAACTTGTTCGATGGGCATGCCCTTATCTATGGCGCGTGTCGCCAATGTCCGTCTGAATTTATGCGGATGGACTTTATTTAAGTCCGCTTTTTCGCCAAGCTGTCTTAATCTTGTTTCTACCCCTCCGATTAATAATCTATCATGTGGAGATGACAAGGAAACGAACAAGGCTGGATTATCATCCTGACGACTGTCCAAGTAGTTTATCAAGTGAATCTTCGTTCTAGCATCGAAGTAGACGATTCGCTCACTGTTCCCTTTACCAAAGACCACACATTCTCTTTCATAAAAATTAATATCTTCTCTATTTAATCCTACTAATTCACCAACACGCATGCCTGTTGAAGCTAATAAATCAATCATAGCCAAATCACGGATTTCATCACAGGCATCTCTTAAAAGTTCAAGACCTTCATCAGAAAAAGTTTCTTTGATGGTCTTATCTGTCTTTATCTTATGAATCCGACGAACAGGACTTTTGAGGATATAATCCTCATCTTCCAACCAACTGAAAAAACTGCTAAAAATCCGACGCATGTTGTCAATCGTCACCTTACTAGAATTTCGCTCTTGCTGGTAACGCGCTAGATAAGTTCGTAAATCACTAGTAGTCAAATTTCTTATGGCTGTTTTAAGACTGGTAAACATATTCTCAATAACCATTTTGTAATATTTCAAAGATTTCTCACTACAACCTTCAATCCTCTTGGCTGATATAAATAGTTCAAGTAATTTACTGTTGCTCTCTTGCTCATTTACTGTTTTTATCTCTGCAATTTCTACATTGATAAAAGTCGCCATTAGTACCTTTTGCAGATTTTCTAACTGTTTAAGACTTAAATGCTTGGCCATATCTGTTGTAATTTGCGTGATTAATTTATCTTTCATAAGCTACCTACCTTTCGTTTTTATTATACTCCATGGGTAGCTTAAAAAGATAAATCATCATTTAGTGGCTTGATTTACTGAAATTTCACCTGATAAGAGTTTGGGTAGGAGAGTATCTCGAAGGTTGGCTAATTCTTGAGTTTCTTTATTGTTATTGGCTATCTTCTCAACAAAGATATTGAATAAAGATAACACTTTTTTATCATCTGTCATAAAAATATTAAAGTTTTCTATACTTCCTTTAGTGATAAATTTTATAACAGAACCCCTGTACCCAGAGGTAATATCATTTAAAAAATATTTAATGGCATAGTACAGATAACCAAATTGTTCATCGTTGTTAGGGATTAAAACGTAAGTCCTTTGATACGCTTCAAATTTTCCATCGTATATTTTAACATTAAAATCCCCATTCCCTGCCAATAAAATTGCTTTGTTATCAAATGAATAATTGTCTGTGTATGAAATGTTTTGAGAACAACTGAAAAATGGATATTTCCCTCCTTTTGCAACATTAGCATCTTTTTTACCAGTAATAACTGGAAAGAAATCTCCTAATTTATTAGTTGTTTCTGCTTTGCCAAAATGTTTATTAAAAATAGACAGCGCTATCTCCTCTAAATGATGATTTATCTTTTTATTATTCTCAATCTTTTCATCAAGTGAAAAAAATAGTCTGGAAATATCTTGTTGTAATTTTCTTGATTCAGGAAATTGTATAATAATATCATTCAATAATCGTTGTCGATTTAACTCAGTCTGCCCAGTTGATCCTTCTTGTAATCCTTCAATTTTTACTTGTTGTGCTTTAAGAGCATAACCTAAGTACAAAGGATCTATTTTCTCTTCATCTGGTCTAACAATTATCATATGTCCATCTACAGTAGTCAATTCAGGTACTTTTACTAATTGAGCAACTCGGCCAGCTGTTCCAACGCCTGTAGAATTTATTAAAACATCATAATCTATTAGTATCTTATTTGTAGGTACTTTTTTCTTCGATAAATCATTTAACCGTGACAAAGAGTAGTCAATTTGAAAATTTCTATTCGTCCTTTGATTAAGTACAACGATAGTATTATCGGATTTAGTCTCAATATATTTTGGTGGAATACCTTTTGAAACAAAGCTAATAAGTTCACCTAAATTTACCTCCTTATATTTCAAACCCAATCTCCCCCAATCTTTCTCGAATCTCATCTTCTAATTTATGGGATTTAGTAAAGAGTTCTGATAGTTCTGTCGTCAGGCGATCCATTTTCTCTTCAAATGGTTCTCCGTCATCTTCTTTCTCCTCAATACCAACATAACGCCCTGGCGTAAGAATGAAATCTTGCTTTGCAATTTCTGCTGTTTCAACAACTGCGCAAAAACCTTTGACATCCTCAAGCTCTCCCTTTTGAAAGGCTTCAAAGGTATCAGCCAACTTTTTAATATCTTCATCACTAAAATCACGATGTTTACGGTCAACCATTTCACCCATATTACGGGCATCAATAAATACTGTCTTTCCCTTTTGCTTTTTGTTTCTACTGATAAACCAGAGACAAGCTGGAATGGTCACGCTGTAAAAAAGATTAGATGGTAAGGCAATAATTCCTTCAATTAAATCATCTTCAATAATCTTTTGGCGAATATCACCTTCACCCTTCTGAGTTGAGGAAAGAGAACCATTAGCCAAAACTAAACCAATCTTCCCATTACTTGGATCCATATGATGAATCATGTGCTGAATCCAAGCATAGTTGGCATTGCCATCTGGGGGAGTTCCATATTTCCAGCGAATATCATCTTGCAGTTTATCTGCTCCCCAGTTGGAAATATTAAAGGGTGGATTAGCCATGATATAGTTAGCTTTTAGTGTTGGATGTAAATCATTGAAAAAGCTGTTCGCTTGGTGCTCACCAAAATCCGCATCAATACCTCGGATAACCATGTTCATCTTGGCCATCTTCCAAGTATCAGCGTTGGATTCTTGACCAAAAACAGATAGATTATTTATATTTCCACTATGATTCTCTATAAACTTAGCTGATTGAACGAACATACCACCTGAACCACAAGCAGGATCATAAACGCGACCTCGATAAGGCTTTAATATTTCTACAATCGTTTTAACGATACTAGTCGGAGTATAGAATTCACCACCCCGTTTTCCTTCATAAGCTGCAAACTGTTCAATACAATATTCATAAGCACGTCCAAGTAAATCTTTTTCATTCTCACCTTCATACATTTGAATATTAGTAAAAATGTCTACAACTTCCCCTAAAACTCTCTTATCTAAGTCCGGACTGGCATAAATCTGAGGAAGGACATTCTCTAGACTAGGATTATCCTCTTCAATTTCACGCATGGCCTCATCCAAGACTGTGCCAATTTCCGAAGAATGGGCATGACTCGCAATGAATTGCCATCTAGCTATTTCAGGGACGAAGAAAATATTCTCCTCTGAATATGCATCAGGATCATTCTCAAATCCGTCACCCTCTGCAAGTAATTGTTGGTATTTTTCTTCAAAAGCATCTGATACATATTTTAAAAAGATTAGACCAACAATAACTTTTCTGTACTCTGACGCTGAAATGTGCCCCCGAAGTGAATCTGCAGCATCCCATAATTCCTTTTCAAATCCAATATTTGCGTTTGATTTTTTCGCCATTTTATACTCGTTTCATATTTTAGTTACATCCATTTTACCACATTTCAAGCAAGTAAAAAAGCACCGTTCCGGCGCTCGTATCTATTTTAATATCTTCCTATAAATTTTTCTTTTGCAATTTTAGTATATCGTTTAATAAACTTACACTTTGCATCAGTGTAGCCGTCTCTATCATGTTCAAATTTCTTCCATAAGTTCAGCTTTAAATGTTCATATTCTTTCGCTACATTATGATTCTCACGTAAGTAATCTCTGAAATATAGTTCATCATTATCTCCGACAACTCTAATGTGAAGATGAAAGACTTTTTCTGCAAAACCTTGCTCTGTGTATCCTTTATTTAATAAGATTCGCTGTGTACTTTGACTCATGCATAACCACTTATTTTCAACAAGAATATTTTTCACTATTTCTAGTTCTTCTGCTAATCGAACCTCAAGTAATATATCTACTATATTCTTTGCCCATATATTTTGAACCGCAGTACTACCAATATGAGATATTCTTACTATATATTTAGCTGGTATCAGGGACAAAATAGCAGTTGCTTCCTCATCATACCAATCCGCCCATTCTTTATTATGTTTTACAAGAAATATGGGAAACAACTGCCATAATTCTTCTAAACTCATATCTTCTAATTTTTTACTCAATCTGTTCTCCACTAGTTTGCATTTATTTCTCACATTTATTATCATTATAACATTTTCAATGTGCATCAGGCGTTTATTATTTCTGATTAAAACTTTTAGCTATCACTACACGAAAAAACAAGTCCAATCTAATCAGACTTGTTTCCTTTTTATTTTTATAAGGAGTTTACATAACGATCGACTGCTAGGATAGCACCTGCAATATCAGATGCTGAAATCTTAAACGGCATCTGATGAATGGTTTCACCTTCAATAGTAGCTTGCTTACCAACCTTGAGCAAATCATCATAGCTGGCATTTTCTAAATACATTTCTGCCAAGGTCGTGGGCATACCAATTTTCTGATAGAAACGAATATATTTTTCCAACTCCTCTTTTGGACGGTTTTCAAGAAAGAGCTGTGTTAGCGTTCCATAAGCTACTTTTTCTCCATGAGTCAGATGATGAATATCACCAGTCAGAGCTGTAAATCCATTGTGAATGGCATGAGCAGCAGCCAATCCACCACTTTCAAAACCAACACCGCTGAGAAGCGTATTAGCCTCAATGATATGCTCAAGAGCTGGTGTTACCACCTGCGCCTCACAAGCAGCCAGTGCTTGTAAACCATCTGCAAAAAGAGTTTCTTCACATTTTTGAGCAATAGCTGCGCCTGCTAAAGTCTGTCTTTGTCCCAGCATGGTCTCTCCATTTGCCTGCATAACCGCACGCGCTTCAACCCAAGT from the Streptococcus constellatus subsp. constellatus genome contains:
- a CDS encoding GrpB family protein translates to MSKKLEDMSLEELWQLFPIFLVKHNKEWADWYDEEATAILSLIPAKYIVRISHIGSTAVQNIWAKNIVDILLEVRLAEELEIVKNILVENKWLCMSQSTQRILLNKGYTEQGFAEKVFHLHIRVVGDNDELYFRDYLRENHNVAKEYEHLKLNLWKKFEHDRDGYTDAKCKFIKRYTKIAKEKFIGRY
- the xerA gene encoding site-specific tyrosine recombinase/integron integrase, translating into MKDKLITQITTDMAKHLSLKQLENLQKVLMATFINVEIAEIKTVNEQESNSKLLELFISAKRIEGCSEKSLKYYKMVIENMFTSLKTAIRNLTTSDLRTYLARYQQERNSSKVTIDNMRRIFSSFFSWLEDEDYILKSPVRRIHKIKTDKTIKETFSDEGLELLRDACDEIRDLAMIDLLASTGMRVGELVGLNREDINFYERECVVFGKGNSERIVYFDARTKIHLINYLDSRQDDNPALFVSLSSPHDRLLIGGVETRLRQLGEKADLNKVHPHKFRRTLATRAIDKGMPIEQVQHLLGHVKIDTTMHYAMVNQANVKNSHRKYIG
- a CDS encoding glycerol dehydrogenase encodes the protein MRTFASPSRYIQGEDALFENAKQILNLGNHPVLLCDNTVYQIVGKKFQSCLTRYGLHILHVSFNGEASDNEINRVAALAEKDGADLVIGLGGGKTIDSAKAIADLLGNPVVIAPTIASTDAPTSALSVIYTEEGAFEKYIFYTKNPDLVLVDSKVIAQAPKRLLASGIADGLATWVEARAVMQANGETMLGQRQTLAGAAIAQKCEETLFADGLQALAACEAQVVTPALEHIIEANTLLSGVGFESGGLAAAHAIHNGFTALTGDIHHLTHGEKVAYGTLTQLFLENRPKEELEKYIRFYQKIGMPTTLAEMYLENASYDDLLKVGKQATIEGETIHQMPFKISASDIAGAILAVDRYVNSL
- a CDS encoding restriction endonuclease subunit S, which produces MATSIFENMFPNVSSGKSTIGNYIIPKRGKNLLSKDAIVGKVPVVAGGLQPSTFHNIANTKSPVLTISASGPNAGYVNLWHIPVWSSDSSYIDTSITDNVYFWYVMLKKRQQEIYDSQTGSAQPHIYPKHIEIMPTIDLSEDKVSRFTKQVTPLFESIGNNIKEIGELQTLRDTLLPKLLSGEIPVNQATK
- a CDS encoding restriction endonuclease subunit S, encoding MKYKEVNLGELISFVSKGIPPKYIETKSDNTIVVLNQRTNRNFQIDYSLSRLNDLSKKKVPTNKILIDYDVLINSTGVGTAGRVAQLVKVPELTTVDGHMIIVRPDEEKIDPLYLGYALKAQQVKIEGLQEGSTGQTELNRQRLLNDIIIQFPESRKLQQDISRLFFSLDEKIENNKKINHHLEEIALSIFNKHFGKAETTNKLGDFFPVITGKKDANVAKGGKYPFFSCSQNISYTDNYSFDNKAILLAGNGDFNVKIYDGKFEAYQRTYVLIPNNDEQFGYLYYAIKYFLNDITSGYRGSVIKFITKGSIENFNIFMTDDKKVLSLFNIFVEKIANNNKETQELANLRDTLLPKLLSGEISVNQATK
- a CDS encoding restriction endonuclease subunit S; the encoded protein is MDEWKKVKLGDICQTNLETYSLSEKWDFVNYLDTGSLTKNVVSEYQEIDLQNDKLPSRARRKISVNDILYSTVRPNQEHYGIVKEVVPNMLVSTGFTVISVNQELADSDFIYYCLTQREVIEHLQAIGEQSTSAYPSIKPTDIENLELFLPSLNEQREIVSVLRVLDDKIENNRKINHHLVA
- a CDS encoding type I restriction-modification system subunit M, which codes for MAKKSNANIGFEKELWDAADSLRGHISASEYRKVIVGLIFLKYVSDAFEEKYQQLLAEGDGFENDPDAYSEENIFFVPEIARWQFIASHAHSSEIGTVLDEAMREIEEDNPSLENVLPQIYASPDLDKRVLGEVVDIFTNIQMYEGENEKDLLGRAYEYCIEQFAAYEGKRGGEFYTPTSIVKTIVEILKPYRGRVYDPACGSGGMFVQSAKFIENHSGNINNLSVFGQESNADTWKMAKMNMVIRGIDADFGEHQANSFFNDLHPTLKANYIMANPPFNISNWGADKLQDDIRWKYGTPPDGNANYAWIQHMIHHMDPSNGKIGLVLANGSLSSTQKGEGDIRQKIIEDDLIEGIIALPSNLFYSVTIPACLWFISRNKKQKGKTVFIDARNMGEMVDRKHRDFSDEDIKKLADTFEAFQKGELEDVKGFCAVVETAEIAKQDFILTPGRYVGIEEKEDDGEPFEEKMDRLTTELSELFTKSHKLEDEIRERLGEIGFEI